Proteins found in one Paralichthys olivaceus isolate ysfri-2021 chromosome 19, ASM2471397v2, whole genome shotgun sequence genomic segment:
- the amd1 gene encoding S-adenosylmethionine decarboxylase proenzyme: MEENGAHFFEGTEKLLEVWFSRQDETKGTGDLRTIPRFEWDKLLENVHCLIISVTKTDKQEAYILSESSMFVSKRRFILKTCGTTLLLQALVPLLELAREYCGFDAIENFFYSRKNFMKPTHQEFPHRNFQEEVDFLSQIFPNGAAYCMGRINSDCWYLFTLDLPEFWENKHADQTLEVLMSDLDPAIMDQFYMKDGVSASDVTRMSGIRDLIPGSVIDATMFNPCGYSMNGMKTDGTYWTIHITPEPEFSYVSFETNLSATSYDDLVRKVVDVFKPGKFVTTLFVNQSSKCRSVFTSAQKLEGYKRLDRQLAQFNDYNFVFTSYAKSRQQNQQS, from the exons ATGGAAGAAAACGGTGCACATTTCTTCGAGGGGACCGAGAAGCTGTTGGAGGTGTGGTTCTCTCGGCAGGATGAGACCAAAGGAACCGGGGACCTCCGTACTATCCCAAG GTTTGAGTGGGACAAACTTTTGGAGAATGTGCATTGTTTGATCATTAGTGTGACAAAGACTGACAAGCAGGAAGCTTATATACTCAG TGAGAGTAGCATGTTTGTCTCCAAGAGACGTTTCATTTTGAAGACGTGCGGAACCACCCTCTTGCTGCAAGCACTGGTCCCTCTGCTGGAACTGGCCAGGGAGTACTGCGGCTTTGACGCCATCGAG AATTTCTTCTACTCCCGCAAGAACTTTATGAAGCCTACTCATCAAGAGTTCCCTCATCGAAACTTCCAGGAAGAAGTGGACTTTCTCAGCCAGATTTTCCCAA acGGTGCAGCCTACTGCATGGGGCGTATTAACTCTGACTGCTG GTACCTCTTCACCCTGGACTTGCCAGAGTTCtgggaaaacaagcatgcagatCAGACATTGGAAGTTCTGATGAGTGACCTTGATCCAGCCATTATGGACCAGTTCTATATGAAAGATGGTGTTTCTGCAAGTGATGTCACTCGT ATGAGTGGAATTCGTGACCTGATACCAGGTTCTGTGATCGACGCCACAATGTTCAACCCTTGTGGATACTCAATGAATGGAATGAAAACTGAC GGAACATACTGGACCATCCACATCACTCCTGAGCCGGAGTTCTCCTATGTCAGCTTCGAAACCAACCTCTCCGCAACATCGTATGATGATTTGGTTCGGAAGGTGGTGGATGTGTTCAAGCCAGGAAAATTTGTGACTACCCTTTTTGTCAATCAg AGCTCCAAATGTCGCAGTGTCTTTACTTCTGCCCAGAAACTTGAGGGCTACAAGCGTCTCGACCGCCAGTTGGCTCAGTTCAATGATTACAATTTTGTCTTCACCAGTTACGCCAAGAGCCGCCAGCAGAACCAACAGAGCTGA